In Leopardus geoffroyi isolate Oge1 chromosome B4, O.geoffroyi_Oge1_pat1.0, whole genome shotgun sequence, the DNA window ATTTGGTGATTTAGATTAAGTGGAAGATAAAATTTCAGGAGATAAGAATACTTTCAAAATCTGAAATAGCTTTTGAGAAAGGCCAAAGTAAGATATTTAACTTTAGACTGAGACCACTATTTTCAGTAAAAAACCTGTAAATTCATCATGAAACAGTAAGACCATTGGGTATAGTGGTAAAAAtgctatatacatatttacattgcCTCTAAAGTTTTGGAGGGagtatctttaaaagaaattaaggatgaTGGCTAAATGAATGCTTATTAGAAGCGCTAAGACTTAGTTCAGGGAAATGAAACTGTGTGCCCTGTGTCCCGTTCATCAACATGTTCCTCATAGAATTTAGTTCACACAATAACTGCTTCATTATTTGTTGAATCATTCAAAGTGTTTTAGAACATAGAGGCTTTGGCATACACATGTGTTGTCTTCATGACTTCCAAACTGATAAATAGAACTAAAAGTTACCAGAAAGCATCCTTACAAATGTATGTTGTGTTTTTGCAAAGCTAGAAATAAGATTAatgttgaataattttatttaaataagattaaggcagtttttgtttttttaataaatctctgTTAGCCCAGCAGAAATagcatatttgttttattgtgaaaataattgtaaatgtattttcttttcctcttaggCTGCCTCAAGTATCCAGAGAATCTTGTCAACATTAACATTAGCAGTATTtcccacactctttttttttaacttcctttatTATACAGAAGCAGGATCCAtgttttttactctttttgcCTATTTGATGTGTCTTTATGGAAATCATAAAACTTCAGCTTTGCTTGGATTTTGTGGCTTCATGTTTCGTCAAACTAATATCATCTGGGCTGTCTTCTGCGCAGGAAATGTCATTGCACAAAAATTAACAGAAGCTTGGAAAACTGAGCtacaaaagaagaaggaagagaggcttCCCCCTATTAAAGGACCATTTTCAGAATTCAGGaaaattcttcagtttcttttggcTTATTCCATGTCCTTTAAGAACTTGAGTGTGCTTTTCCTTTTGACTTGGCCGTACATCCttcttgtgtttctgttttgtgtttttgtagtTGTTAATGGTGGAATTGTTATTGGCGATCGAAGTAGTCATGAAGCCTGTCTACATTTTCCTCAACTcttctactttttctcttttactctctttttttcctttcctcacctCTTGTCTCCTGGCAAAATTAgagcttttctttccttagttTGGAAACGTAGAATTCAGTTTTTTATGATCACCTTAGTCTCTCTGTTTTTAGTTTGGAAATTCACTTATGCTCATAAATACTTGCTAGCAGATAATAGACATTATACATTCTATGTATGGAAAAGAGTTTTTCAAAGATATGAAATTATGAAATACTTGTTAGTTCCAGTATATATATTTGCTGGTTGGAGTATAGCTGACTCCTTGAAATCTAAGTCAATTTTCTggaatttaatgtttttcatatgcttgtttaCTGTTACAGTACCTCAGAAACTGCTAGAATTTCGTTATTTCATTTTACCTTATGTTATTTATAGGCTTAACATACCTCTACCACCTATATCTAGACTTGTTTGTGAACTAGGCTGCTATGCAGTTGTTAATTTCCTAACTTTTTATGTCTTCCTAAACAAGACTTTTCAGTGGCCAGAGAGTCAGGACATTCAGAGATTTATGTGGTAAAGAGATTATGTCAGAGATATCTTGAGTTCTAAAAATAGACTTATATAGACTATCTCCACAATGAACAATTGAAGAGGTAAAAATTACGGACTTTGTTTTAGGCACAGTGGTGATCCACAGATCACATcaaattttttgtgttttaaacataCATAATAAATCCAAGGAACTGATAAAGAACTGATAAAAGTTTAAGACTTGCTCCATAAGCCTGAATAGtggaaaatgaaattgtttaCAGTTATTTCATGATATCTTTTTGATACTGCTGACCACTCAAAAagcttgaaaacattttacaGGTACAAGTTTAAGAAAACTGAGCTTTGTAGTACTGAAACTTATTTATGAATTCTCTTCAGAAAGCAATAGCAGACAAGTATTTGAAACATATTGACAAATGATCAGGTAATGTTcttgattaaaatatttcagtgattATAATTTGAATCATAAGGCAAAATAGACTCAGATAGTAAATGTTATAAATTAGAGGCTCATCTATGTTTATCTTGGAAttaagttgttaatttttgttaaaaatctagaaatgatCAAGCCCtttcactaattctttttttttttaaaaaatatatttatttatttaagtaatcttcatacccaatgtggggctcaaactcacgaccccaagatcaagtcacatgctctactgactaagccagccaggtgtcccccttTCACTgattattaatatgaaatatatgatgGCCAAAGATAAATTGTGTTGATGATAATACCTTTTAAAAGGGATTTTCGTTCAGAGATACATTAGTGTGTTCATTTCTTCTGGTTGCTGTAAGAGATAACCACAAACTTGGTAGctataaaaatatctaatttctaaaattaaggTGTGGCCAGGTTGATTTTTTCTAGAGGCTCTGggagagaatctgttccatgcttcTAGCTTTTGGTGACTGTCTGCAGTCTTTGATTTATAGCTgtgtcactccaatctctgcctctgtcttcacttggtcctctctctcttataaggacaatGTCATTGGGTTAGGGTTTACCTTAATCCAGGATGGTCTTATGCCAAGACCTTTAATTAAATCTACAAT includes these proteins:
- the LOC123590239 gene encoding dol-P-Glc:Glc(2)Man(9)GlcNAc(2)-PP-Dol alpha-1,2-glucosyltransferase, with the translated sequence MGAGMAQLEGYYFSAALSCTFLVSCLLFSAFSRALREPYMDEIFHLPQAQRYCEGHFSLSQWDPMITTLPGLYLLSVGVVKPASWIFGWSEHVVCSIGMLRFVNLLFSVGNFYLLYLLFRKVQPRHKAASSIQRILSTLTLAVFPTLFFFNFLYYTEAGSMFFTLFAYLMCLYGNHKTSALLGFCGFMFRQTNIIWAVFCAGNVIAQKLTEAWKTELQKKKEERLPPIKGPFSEFRKILQFLLAYSMSFKNLSVLFLLTWPYILLVFLFCVFVVVNGGIVIGDRSSHEACLHFPQLFYFFSFTLFFSFPHLLSPGKIRAFLSLVWKRRIQFFMITLVSLFLVWKFTYAHKYLLADNRHYTFYVWKRVFQRYEIMKYLLVPVYIFAGWSIADSLKSKSIFWNLMFFICLFTVTVPQKLLEFRYFILPYVIYRLNIPLPPISRLVCELGCYAVVNFLTFYVFLNKTFQWPESQDIQRFMW